The nucleotide sequence CTCAATTTTCAAAGAGGATGTTGTTCTTTCGCAGATGTACGTACAGTCTCAGGAACTGTAATGCCAACATTTAGAGAAGCGTGTAAAAGGCTTGGTTTGATCGGAGACGACAAAGAATAGGCCACCACTATTGAAGAGGCTGCCGAGTGGGCTACAGCTGGACTAAGATCTCTCTTTGTTTGCATGCTCCTTCACTGTGATGTTTCAAGTCCTCGAAGGTTGTGGGAGGCAAATTAGAGATGCATGTCTGACGACATAAACCGTAGTATATATTAGGGGAAGATTTTCCtgtgatcagtgatcctcaattgctaCCGGGTTTAGGGATCCTTAATTCTGTCTGAATTGGTGATCCTCAGAGAGTATTGtaggatcaggatccaggatcattatagtgatccttacactaacgattgtctactttgGATATgggattgttttgcaggagtacgtgtTTGGACTtagtcatggcgatattcctggagcatattctcttttattccgcacatgcttgaccatggtgaacgttatggagatcgtggggagagggcatgaattgcggatagttagttatttaGATATTTTACTACATTTAAAAGGGGATAGCGAACTaaattagaacacttggctatttttggctaaaACGGACACACTCATACAGCTCTGATCAGTTTACAACAGTTTGCTCGGCTATTGCCCACCATTGTCACACATTTcactctagtgatccttgtaactagctcgctaACATTCGAAGTTGTAAcagacattttattttatttaagttggtgatcggtagtttccatcacccgaggttttttatgccggagatcatctcttgatcaagggctttttcctcgtataaatctctgtgtcacttgttcattacatttcagagtgatccttaatattgttcattgattcaagcatcacacctcacacgtaaagatttggttgcattatctttgcttgatttttgaccaaaacagtttggcgtccaccgtggggcaattgttgcttcattcctaaggaattcttgtttttgtgatcatttcggttcgttacaaccaagcagatggcttcttcAGCGAAGAATACTTCAAGTTCAATGCCGGCAATTAGTTCTTCACAGGGCGTTCCATCTTTGCCTCCACGaccttctggatcccagaagaatgctgaaaagagaccgactcctattttctcaaaaccaccaacttcttctgtttcttctaatcctactactagtgacctttttactttgattttgcagatgagggatcacaTACAAGAGCAGGACAAAACCAACGAAGAGATCCTCAAGGAGATTGGTGATATCAAGAAGCAGAAGAGATGAGTGGAGGATCATTCTCCATTGATGCCTAGATCACTGAATTttgacactccggtcataacttcccAGCATTCTTCAGTTCCGGATGTCCAATACTTAGGTGGATTAGCAGGGATGCGTTATGGATCATCGGCAACGACTCAAGCTTTAGGATCCTACTTTCAACCATCAAGGTCCTCTGTTCAGCATCAGGGATCATTCTTACAGCATCCAGGATCCTTCACCAActcaggaggatacatggggacgcaaCAGGTTCGAGGATCCTCTCAGATTCAAGGAttctctcaggttcaaggatcctcgcaggttcaaggatcctcccaggttcaaggatcctctcaagttcaaggatcctcgcaggttcaaggatcctcccaggttcaaggatcctctcaagttcaaggatcctcgcagattcaaggatcctcctttcagcctcaaggatcctctcaggttttcggatccatggattattctccaagacccccattcatagtgcatcaaggatccaatgctccgcaggatcaaggatccttaagaagtttgcaacctggaagttctgttgtccatcaaggagacttcattccaatgcaaaccattgcttcttctgttccttcaatcataccagagcctcgacaatatggattcacatccgggattccaagcttgaatccaccaggaggtaacactttcaataattcttataccactaaccatggccttatgcaggatacaggtatcaatcaagctatggctagagagttacaaaagcttaaggatatgatatccagtgttccaggggtggttaagcctattcctgaaattgcagatgggagccataagatatctcgttttgcaccacctatttgtgatgctgagataccaagaggttccagataccaaccatgaagttatatgatggctccacagatcctgaagaacacatagctcaatacagagaaaggatggagattaaGCCCATCCCAGAGAGGTtgaaagaagcatgtctatgcaagggttttggatccacactcacaggatcagctcttaaatggctgctaagtcttcccccctactctattacttcatttgctaatctagttaacttgtttaataaccaattttcttgtagtagaatgtttgaacgattaactagtgatttgtataggataactcaaggtcaaaatgaatcacttagagattatatcactaagttcagtaaggaatccttagatattcctaacttggatatagctacggctatagaagcctttaaaatgggtttgcttagggattcattattttatgatgatcttgttatgaccccatgcaggaatctcgatgaagtaagaaccagggcccttaggttcatccagttagaggatgacaaaaggatccaggaaagactagCAGGATCCTTaaaacaggaaaagcaaggatcctctttcaagaacaacaagtctgataaccagaatgtgcatgcagtggaacaggaagaggatgatgaggattatcctccaatctctgaatactgtttttctgttgataacaatgaactgattcttgcaatgcagaatttaggtgagaaagctaggtggccaagaaaaagtgataaaccagctgctacaaaagacaaatcaaaatggtgtgcttatcacaaggattttgggcatctcactgaagagtgtattgcactaagaaaagaaattggttacttgttaagcaaggggcatttaaaggaacttttgggacgaaagaagtcgagaacccaggatcctgaaaggatcccagaaaaagctccagctcctccagcagatgcacaagttataaacttcatatctggaggatcagacatttgtggtacttccttttcagcagccaaaagacatgccaaagaaaccaagatggataatgaaGACAaacccattcgaacatccagtgttaccaaggataaagtcataacttttgatgaggatgatcgtgttgacattcaggatcctcatcatgacggtcttgttattactctttttatttctaaccattttgttcgcaggatccttatagatggaggaagctctgtgaacatcatccagcttgatgtccttaagaagatgaatattcctgaatccgatattataccaagatcctcagtgcttgtgggattcagtggggagaccaagaatactctgggggacatcaaactcccaatctatatagaaggattacattcttatcaaaaattttgtgttataaattgcttatcctgttgtaatgttatccttggcaggccttggatacatgacatgaaggcagtcccatccacttatcacCAATGTGTAATGCTTCCTAGCAGCAGATTTTTTCTTTCCAGACCGAACAGTGTCAAGATCAGTGACACTAAAGCGAGAAGCAGATTTTGatgactttccagcacctacacacctaaaacagataagtatccttatcctatttctatttatttAAACGTTTAATTATACAAAAAAGCAGGATATTTACTCGACATTGTTACAGAgcctgaggatacttcttgagaatcctagGTAATGGCTTGAAATGACCTTGTTGCAGGATCAAGTTTTCTGAAAGCAGCAAGTCTCTCCTTGGTGGCAGGTGACGGTATAATATGTGAAACagaaatagctgcacaaaagaaatgaaaatatgttaGTGATCCTGATCAGAAGCAAGCTTATTCGATGACccttctaaggatcctctatcctaccatgggtagcccacttcctTGGCAAATCCTTCCCGTTTGGAAGGGTATCCCTCCTGACAAAGAAGAACCTCcttttccagttggtatcattcttcgTGGTTTTCAGAATGGGGTGTTCTTCAAAAGGTTTGTGTTTGAataaatatcggtgggatccgtgGCTCACTAGATTGTACACCTCTGCCAACTCCGACATTCCCAGATCAAtgccttcttgctcaatgatcctttcaagggtgatcAAGACCCTCCACATCATTGGGATAGCTTGaatataggagatgccggtgagggaaaagaaagattgggtgaattcaGGGAAAGGGTATGTGTATCCTATTGAAAACGGAGTGActgggaaagctacccaagtttcAGACACGAAATCGCTCAGAATAGTGGGATCAAAGGTTTTGAAAACGGTactcgccggaaaacaatggcgGATTCTGTCTATCTGTGGATCGGTGAAGCAGCAACGCTCTTTCATGGAATCTTCAATGATCCCCTGGCTTTTAAGAGGACTATCTTTGGCGTGATCCTTAGCCGGGGAGGATCTTAGCATCATTTTAGTCATGATGGtagagaagaagatgaacaagAAAGGAAGACGTAAAgggagaagaggaagagagataccTGCTTGATCTTCAGATGAGGATTTAAAGGGAGTctttctcgaatttaaatgcaattTGATCTTTATCCCTAACTTCAATTTATAATAATGATCTTGCAGGATAGTCACTTCAGTGACATCAGGATggtaacggctagtccgcttacaATGGCCAGTTATCCGATTGATTTGTTGCAGATAAGAACAGAAAATACAACTCGTTATTTTCACTTTTACTCCTtgtattttgggggcaattgttaggggaagattttcctgtgatcagtgatcctcaattgctaCCGGGTTTAGGGATCCTTAATTCTGTCTGAATTGGTGATCCTCAGAGAGTATTGtaggatcaggatccaggatcattatagtgatccttacactaacgattgtctactttgaatatgggattgttttgcaggagtacgtgtTTGGACTtagtcatggcgatattcctggagcatattctcttttattccgcgcgtgcttgaccatggtgaacgttatggagatcgtggggagagggcatgaattgcggatagttagttatttagatattttactaaatttaaaaggggatagcgagctaaattagaacacttggctatttttggctaaaACGCACACACTCATACAGCTCTGATCAGTTTACAACAGTTTGCTCGGCTATTACCCACCATTGTCACACACTTcactctagtgatccttgtaactagctcgctatcatccgaagttgtaacagacattttattttatttaagttggtgatcggtagtttccatcacccaaggttttttatgccagggatcatctcttgatcaagggctttttcctcgtttaaatctctgtgtcacttgttcattacatttcagagtgatccttaatattgttcattgattcaagcatcacacctcacacataaagatttggttgcattatctttgcttgatttttgatCAAAACAGTATAGGCCTTGCAATTACCACTCATTCAGCAGTTATAGACGATCAAGATCTACAACAGTATGTCCTACGGGAATTGGAAACTCTTCTTGATACGAACTCAACTTCACGTTCGTTGGTTGAGTACGGTCTACCAATGCCAGATGCTTTTGTAGTTTCGGCGCTTGGGAACAACCTTCTTTTAGAAGAGAAAAGCTATGACAAAGACGCCTTACGCGTTGAACACATGAGTCTCCACGAGGGCCTTCGACCAGGGCAACTAGCTGTATACAATGCAGTTATGTCTTCAATTGAAAATGGAACTCAAAGTTTATTGTTTGTTTACGGCCATGGTGGAACAGGAAAGACATACTTATGGAAAACGATCATTGCACATCTTAGATCAAGAGGTGAAGTTGTACTTGCTGTCGCAGCATCAGGTATCGCATCACTGTTGCTTCCATCTGGTTGGACTGCACACTCCAGATTTAAAATTCCATTGGAACTAACTGAAGAGTCCATTTGTTACATAAAGAAGAAGTCAAACCTATGTAATTTGCTTTTACAAACCACTCTAACAATATGGGACGAGGCTCCAATGAGTGATCACATATGTTTTGAGTCCCTAGATAAGACACTTAAGGATTTAACATCAAACACTTCACAATATTTTGGCggaaaatcagttttactaggaGGCGACTTCAGGCAAACATTACCAGTAAAACCTAAAGGCACAAAGGCTGAGGTTATTGGAGCTTATCTACCCAATTCATACTTATGGAAACATTTTACTGTGTATAGGCTCACTGAAAACATGCGCATAAATTCTCTTTCAACAACCTCAGCCACAGGAGCACAGTTGCAAAATTTTTCAGAATGGCTCCTAAGAATAGGGGACGGGAAGGAAGGTCTCGTCGTGGATTTTGCTGAACCTGACATCAGAAAGATTGAAATACCACCCGAGTTCACACTAAAGGACCCGAATGATGGCCTTCAAAATCTTATTTCTTTAATCTATGATGCTCAACTACTAGCAAACCCATCACCAGCTGCAATATCAGAACGTGCTATTATATGCCCAAAGAACGACACAGTTGACGAGATCAATGACTTGGTTCATGCAATGTCGCCTGGGGAATGCACCTCATATTTCAGCACTGATTcaatggttccacattcaaaGGATGGAAGCGAGATAGATGCTATGTACCCACCTGAATACTTAAATGTGCTTAATTTCAATGGTATTCCCAGTCATTGTTTACGCCTTAAAAGAAATAGCCATATCATGTTAATGCGTAACATGGATCCAAAAAACGGCTTATGTAATGGTACTCGACTTTTGGTGACACAACTGCTTCCACGAGTGATTGAGGCCCGCATTATAACTGGAACGTCAGTTGGTAAGAAAGTATACATACCGAGAATCAATTTTGTGCACGACACTAAAGATATACCGTTTGTGTTTACATGTCGTCAATTCCCGGTTAAAATCTGTTATGCAATGACTATAAACAAGAGTCAAGGCCAGTCACTCAAAAAAGTTGGGCTCTACTTACCTGAGCCTGTTTTTAGTCACGGCCAACTATACGTCGCCTTATCACGAGCTACCTCACCAAATTCATTGAAAATACTCGCATCAAATAAGGCAGGCGAACAAAAAAACACAACGTTAAATATTGTTTACACAGACTTGCTAAATGACATTAATTCACAACAGGTTATATTCTGAGTTTCTGACTGTTAGTAATAAAAAATTGTTGTTCACATCAAACGTACATACACCATTTTACAACTATGATAGCTACTGTcgctttgaaaattaatataACTTATTAAATACGTGTTTTTCCCTTTAAACAGGTTTCTGAAAATGGACAACAACGGAATATCGGGATTGCGACCCAATGGCCCAGCACCAGCGCTAGAAGTGCCTGTCATTCGGAAGTGGGTGCCTAAGTATCGTGAAAACGAATTGCATTTTGTCTTCGTTGATGAAGAGGTATACATGCTTTCCGAATTTCTGGAAAAACGCCTAATGATCTGATATATAAACATATCTGATATATAATTTTCTCTTTGTTGCGGAAAACAAATAAGGAAAGTGTAGGATATAGACTTACTGAAATAATCATCTGATATGTAAACAATGTCTACTAATTCATGGATTTAAATCACTGTTAGGTCACCTCTTAATAGAACATTAATCAGTATATTATTTCTCTGATTTATGATGATATTTGCCTATTATTTAATTATGTGTATATACCTCACCAGAATTATATATGTAGAttctaaaaaaaatatgtttcctTACAAAAATTGGCAGGGAATGGGGATCCAGGCTTTTGTGAAAACATGATATTTTCATCTCATACGGCTCCTCAAAGGTCATAAATAAATCTAAGGACACCCAGCTATAATGAACCTTGGGAACGCCACGCCGCCCGCGCTTTCAGTTTCGTCAGCATCACTGTCATCACCTCAATTCCAGACAATGAAAACATACCGAAACAATACTTCGACCTAGCCACACGCAGAAGAGCAGAATTCCAAGCGAAAACAGAAGGGGTTGTAGGTACGCgttaaacatttttttaacaaCATATTAGTAAACGAGTACCAACATTTATGTCACCATTTATATAAACAACCTGATAACAGATTACATCGGGCTACTGGTACGGCGAATTGAGGACAAAAGAACTAACGACAATAGACCCTATCTTGTTTTATCATTCAAAGACTGCAGGTAAGCTACAAACAACCTATCtaataatttttaaattttatcaccAAAACACTTATAGCTGAATGCGTTTAACAGCAATCAAGACATTACAGTTGCACTATGGGAAGAAATAGCCACAGTCAAAAGTCAGTTCAACAGGGCTGAAATAGACGCTGCATCAGCACCTGTAATACTAGCAATGACAGCATTAAAAGCAAAGATATATTATGGCCGTGGAATCACAGGAACACTACAGCTATCTTCAACAAGTGCTACACATGTCTACCTAAATCCACAAACAATAGAGACTGAAACTTTAAAAGAAATGTAAGAATAGTTGTAACAATTCAGGAATTAAATTAGTTATTATTAACAACACATAACACCCTATCTCCATGCTAAACAGGTACGAAAAATTGGATATGCACAACTGCGAAATCACTACGACAACAGACCTAGAGGTTCCAATTTCACACCTACTCCAAGGCAATTCTGGGATAATTGTAAGCACTTCGCAAATACCATATCTATATACAAGTTTAGATATAAACACCGTACTTAAAAAATGCAGGGCAAATGTTTCACAATAAAGGGGAAAATAACAGAAATCATGTCAGACAAGAATTGGCACTACAATGCATGTCCTAAATGTCGTCAAACAATGATACAAACAGGTTCTGAATGGTTCTGTGTAGATGATGGGACTTATGACAAGGCAGTTTACATGTGGGTATCTATTAAACTCAGTTCTATAAGGAAGTCACAAGATACTAACACAAAACGAAATGCAGGTACCGAATACCGGTCAAAATCTCAGACAACACAGGAACAATCAATGGCACCGTCTTTAATCAAGTAGCCAATCAACTTCTTCAACAAACATGTGCAGAGATACTAACCAAAGAGAACCAAACCCAGCTGCTCCAATCGATGAAAAATAGGGAAGCACAGTTCCAGGTTCAGGCAGAACAAGATCTCAAAAACCGTTCAATACGCTGCACTGTCAACAGCGCAAACTACGTTCAAACACAAACAACAAACTACACCTCTACCAGCACACCACCTATAACAACCCCAAAACCAGTAACAccgttgttagggctggatttttatgacctatgatccttacttggtatcctaacaagtgatccttgtttctttggcagatagtgatccccagaagagctccaggatcaggatcatggatcatcctaaggatcctcatactaacaattcttctctttggatttaatgttgttttgcaggaattacgagttggaccaggtcttagcaacgtaaacaaggaatctgtcacgctaatttcgcacatgcataatcaaagatggacgttatggagaatatggaaactcagcacaattcaagggcaattaattaggctaaatttacttctattcctaaaggggtaacgagctagtagttaggtgatttgcctaaaatacaaccacacacacttgtataaattgcactcttcagcatttggaagatacaacacatttctcacacgcttcagcatacgatactatagtgatccttgtacctagctcgttaccatccgaagttgtaaaacattgtttgttatattgaagttgttGAACGGTAGTTGccgtcacccgaggttttttatgccggagatcattcattgatcaagggctttttcctcgtataaatccttgtgtcacttgtgcaattttcattatagtgatccttatctttgttcatcgaaccaagcatcattccccgtttacaaagagtttggttgcattatccttgtgtgatttttgaccaaaacagtttggcgcccaccgtggggcaattggtgcttcattcataagaaaatcatcccggaagtgttgcatggcttcatcattgaagaatacttccacaacgatgtctgcagtcaattcatctaatggcattcctcctttgcctccaccaccagctggatctcagaaaaatgctgagaagagaccaactcctatcttctctaaaccttcatcttctgctctaacttcttctgctcccagtactagtgatatatttacgt is from Helianthus annuus cultivar XRQ/B chromosome 9, HanXRQr2.0-SUNRISE, whole genome shotgun sequence and encodes:
- the LOC118481755 gene encoding ATP-dependent DNA helicase pif1-like → MPVREKKDWVNSGKGYVYPIENGVTGKATQVSDTKSLRIVGSKVLKTVLAGKQWRILSICGSVKQQRSFMESSMIPWLLRGLSLAIGLAITTHSAVIDDQDLQQYVLRELETLLDTNSTSRSLVEYGLPMPDAFVVSALGNNLLLEEKSYDKDALRVEHMSLHEGLRPGQLAVYNAVMSSIENGTQSLLFVYGHGGTGKTYLWKTIIAHLRSRGEVVLAVAASGIASLLLPSGWTAHSRFKIPLELTEESICYIKKKSNLCNLLLQTTLTIWDEAPMSDHICFESLDKTLKDLTSNTSQYFGGKSVLLGGDFRQTLPVKPKGTKAEVIGAYLPNSYLWKHFTVYRLTENMRINSLSTTSATGAQLQNFSEWLLRIGDGKEGLVVDFAEPDIRKIEIPPEFTLKDPNDGLQNLISLIYDAQLLANPSPAAISERAIICPKNDTVDEINDLVHAMSPGECTSYFSTDSMVPHSKDGSEIDAMYPPEYLNVLNFNGIPSHCLRLKRNSHIMLMRNMDPKNGLCNGTRLLVTQLLPRVIEARIITGTSVGKKVYIPRINFVHDTKDIPFVFTCRQFPVKICYAMTINKSQGQSLKKVGLYLPEPVFSHGQLYVALSRATSPNSLKILASNKAGEQKNTTLNIVYTDLLNDINSQQVSENGQQRNIGIATQWPSTSARSACHSEVGA
- the LOC110874426 gene encoding uncharacterized protein LOC110874426, encoding MTALKAKIYYGRGITGTLQLSSTSATHVYLNPQTIETETLKEMYEKLDMHNCEITTTTDLEVPISHLLQGNSGIIGKCFTIKGKITEIMSDKNWHYNACPKCRQTMIQTGSEWFCVDDGTYDKAVYMYRIPVKISDNTGTINGTVFNQVANQLLQQTCAEILTKENQTQLLQSMKNREAQFQVQAEQDLKNRSIRCTVNSANYVQTQTTNYTSTSTPPITTPKPVTPLLGLDFYDL